From Thermoproteales archaeon, a single genomic window includes:
- a CDS encoding ABC transporter ATP-binding protein: MEALFVDSVSKKYGSIRALNNVSFRVDKREYLCILGPIGAGKTTLLKIISGLLLPDSGRIYIDGVDKTFEAPENRGISYMPQGYALFPHMTVWENVAYGVEMRGFSMDRAKEALEIVGLYHRRNSYPHELSGGQQQRIALARALAAGTEILLLDEPLSALDVLIGVELRYELKRLAKKLGLTVLHVTHNVEEALSIADRVLILKKGYVQQIGKPEHVYLNPVNLFVANFLGEVNVFEGLLKGARYGNSIVDVNGLGEVYVSSRPIDKWHVVVAFRPEDIIITDGESRYDINVFKGVILNREFIGALAKYQIAIGDYTVRVYSWNDGKCSFDAGDSVTVYFPPHRGILYPYPREGLLKMLEVEGL; encoded by the coding sequence ATGGAGGCTTTATTCGTAGATTCGGTGTCGAAAAAATATGGAAGTATAAGAGCGTTAAACAATGTTAGCTTTAGAGTAGACAAGAGAGAATATCTTTGTATTTTAGGTCCTATAGGCGCAGGGAAGACTACTCTTCTAAAAATTATCTCTGGCTTGCTACTACCAGATAGCGGGAGAATATACATCGACGGAGTAGACAAAACTTTCGAAGCTCCGGAAAATCGTGGTATAAGCTACATGCCTCAAGGCTATGCCCTATTCCCGCACATGACCGTTTGGGAAAACGTTGCTTATGGAGTTGAAATGAGAGGCTTTTCCATGGATAGAGCTAAAGAAGCTCTCGAAATCGTAGGATTATACCATAGGAGAAATTCCTATCCGCACGAGCTTTCAGGAGGCCAGCAGCAGAGAATAGCACTTGCGAGAGCTTTAGCTGCCGGAACTGAAATTCTTCTTCTAGACGAGCCTTTAAGCGCGCTTGACGTGCTTATAGGCGTGGAGCTGAGATACGAGCTTAAAAGGTTAGCTAAAAAGCTCGGTTTAACTGTTCTTCATGTAACTCATAATGTTGAAGAAGCCTTAAGTATAGCAGATAGAGTTTTAATTTTAAAAAAGGGATATGTCCAGCAGATTGGAAAGCCTGAACATGTTTATTTGAATCCCGTAAATTTGTTCGTGGCTAATTTCCTTGGAGAAGTTAACGTTTTTGAAGGCTTGCTTAAGGGAGCTAGATATGGCAATAGCATTGTCGATGTTAATGGTTTAGGAGAAGTGTATGTTTCGTCTAGACCTATAGATAAATGGCATGTTGTCGTGGCTTTCCGTCCGGAAGATATAATTATAACCGATGGTGAAAGCCGATACGATATAAACGTCTTTAAGGGCGTGATTTTAAATAGAGAGTTTATAGGGGCTTTGGCAAAATATCAAATCGCTATTGGAGATTACACTGTTAGAGTCTACTCTTGGAACGATGGAAAATGCTCCTTCGACGCTGGAGATAGCGTAACTGTATACTTTCCTCCTCACAGAGGAATTCTATATCCGTATCCTAGAGAGGGCTTATTGAAAATGTTGGAAGTGGAGGGTTTGTAA
- a CDS encoding radical SAM protein, with product MLVKSVYCKTVLCRSRIYGVDYAINPYTGCLHGCAYCYVPSTLKRLPKNLEWGQYVFAKINAPHVLMKEVRRIGKGYVLLSSVTDPYQPVEKVYELTRRTLEVLSRKDFPIVILTKSDLVTRDLDILKKFSNVEVGLTITTLDEKAREVLEPKAPPIKKRFEALYELKQAGISTYAFLGPLLPFFSENYLEELFEKFREVGVDRVMVDKLNIRGDIWKRLKNVLENNYPSLVKEFKKRTTNKYYLALKNEVMKIAFKNAVKVDFCY from the coding sequence ATGCTTGTAAAAAGCGTCTACTGCAAAACTGTGCTATGCAGAAGTAGAATCTACGGGGTAGATTACGCCATAAATCCATACACTGGATGTTTACATGGTTGCGCGTATTGCTACGTTCCCTCAACGCTTAAGCGGTTGCCGAAAAATCTCGAATGGGGACAATACGTCTTTGCGAAAATAAACGCTCCCCATGTTTTAATGAAAGAAGTTAGGCGCATCGGGAAAGGCTATGTCCTCTTAAGTAGCGTAACAGATCCATACCAGCCTGTCGAAAAGGTTTATGAATTAACTAGGAGAACCTTAGAAGTTTTGTCACGTAAAGATTTTCCAATTGTTATCCTGACCAAGTCAGATCTCGTCACTAGAGATTTGGATATTTTAAAAAAGTTTTCTAATGTAGAAGTAGGCTTGACCATTACAACTTTGGATGAAAAAGCAAGAGAAGTTCTAGAGCCTAAAGCCCCGCCTATTAAAAAACGCTTTGAAGCTCTTTACGAGCTTAAGCAGGCTGGAATATCAACTTACGCATTCCTGGGTCCTTTACTCCCATTTTTCAGCGAGAACTATCTAGAAGAATTGTTTGAGAAGTTTAGAGAAGTTGGTGTTGACAGGGTTATGGTGGACAAGCTGAATATTAGAGGAGATATATGGAAAAGATTGAAGAATGTTTTGGAAAATAATTATCCTAGCCTGGTTAAAGAATTTAAAAAAAGAACTACAAACAAATACTACTTAGCGTTAAAAAATGAAGTTATGAAAATAGCCTTTAAGAACGCAGTAAAAGTTGATTTTTGCTATTAA
- a CDS encoding ABC transporter ATP-binding protein has product MPKVKLVNVTKRYGEIIALHDISVEIDDGEYVCVVGPSGCGKSTFLKVIAGIVKPEKGEIYIDDVLVNDLPVRERRIGFVMQDILLFPHMIVWENVIYGPLVQTASYAKAEKIGSSVVQEMTLTLRKSALPQELSRGVQQKVAIARAVISGANLLLLDEPLGSIDPRAAKMLRIELRNLVKDLKLTAIHVTHNQEEAMSIADKIVVMRRGRIEQCGTPGELYYKPANPFVARFIGGETNFLEGVVVSSGSLLEVDVEGLIFKLKNTGFRKGERVIVAIRPEHIKLSSTKTAGENVFSAKVKEVNFLGLTYRYLIEIDGLEFVVKQLRHAGVYKRNSEVYAVVRDAHIFKHPGLNIKEVISYE; this is encoded by the coding sequence ATGCCAAAAGTTAAACTTGTTAATGTAACTAAAAGATACGGCGAGATAATTGCTCTACATGATATAAGCGTTGAAATTGATGATGGAGAATATGTATGCGTGGTAGGACCTAGCGGTTGTGGAAAAAGCACCTTTCTGAAAGTTATAGCTGGGATTGTAAAGCCTGAGAAGGGGGAAATTTATATTGATGACGTCTTAGTAAACGACCTTCCCGTTAGGGAGAGAAGAATAGGATTCGTTATGCAAGATATACTCTTGTTTCCTCACATGATTGTATGGGAAAACGTGATATATGGACCGCTTGTTCAAACAGCAAGCTATGCAAAAGCTGAAAAGATAGGAAGCAGCGTTGTTCAAGAAATGACTTTAACTCTTCGCAAATCGGCGTTACCGCAAGAGTTGAGTAGGGGGGTACAGCAGAAAGTGGCTATTGCCAGAGCGGTAATATCGGGGGCGAATTTACTGCTGCTAGACGAGCCTTTAGGCTCGATAGATCCTCGAGCTGCCAAAATGTTGAGGATAGAACTTCGAAATCTTGTTAAAGATTTAAAACTTACGGCGATTCACGTTACTCATAATCAGGAGGAGGCAATGAGTATCGCCGACAAGATAGTGGTGATGAGAAGGGGGAGGATCGAGCAGTGTGGAACGCCAGGCGAGTTGTATTATAAACCTGCAAATCCTTTCGTCGCCAGGTTTATCGGTGGAGAAACTAATTTTCTTGAGGGGGTTGTCGTTAGTTCTGGCTCGTTGCTTGAGGTAGATGTTGAAGGTTTAATATTTAAATTAAAAAATACGGGCTTTAGAAAAGGAGAAAGGGTAATTGTTGCTATTAGACCAGAGCATATAAAGTTGAGTAGCACTAAAACGGCTGGTGAAAACGTATTTTCTGCTAAGGTTAAAGAAGTCAACTTCCTAGGCTTAACGTATAGATACCTTATTGAAATCGATGGATTAGAATTTGTAGTCAAGCAGCTGAGACATGCCGGAGTTTATAAAAGGAATAGTGAAGTATACGCGGTGGTTCGTGACGCCCACATATTTAAACATCCAGGTTTAAATATTAAGGAGGTTATATCCTATGAGTAA